In the Caenorhabditis elegans chromosome X genome, one interval contains:
- the E01G6.2 gene encoding uncharacterized protein (Confirmed by transcript evidence), which yields MSEKKSPFLSLFRRKKRVTEEMPQSGVLSPVKKNDKERTGKENKGIVNSNTMPADMDGGKKNKKTKVSKNGKDFGKSMSMDVLLEDEAAALVEALETFGDEKPTVARSIPKHARVVKKEDNSMKNCLFEKEVYDTMLSDSLRVCEMLQSHLDDCIVSVRAKSPEPTSSYSLDGRDSGRGASSPSSTMSSTTSPGTKRVAKETHM from the exons ATGAGCGAGAAAAAATCGCCGTTTCTTTCGCTATTTCGCCGAAAGAAGCGGGTCACTGAAGAGATGCCCCAGTCGGGAGTGCTGTCGCCAGtcaagaaaaat GACAAAGAAAGAACTGGAAAGGAAAACAAAGGTATTGTGAACAGCAATACGATGCCTGCTGATATGGATGGAGGcaagaagaacaagaagacTAAAGTATCTAAAAATGGAAAGGATTTTGGAAAG tcAATGTCAATGGATGTACTTCTGGAAGATGAAGCTGCAGCACTTGTTGAAGCGCTTGAAACATTTGGAGACGAAAAACCAACTGTTGCCAGGAGTATTCCAAAACACGCCAGAGTTGTCAAAAAAGAAGACAACTCAATGAAAAACTGTTTGTTCGAGAAAGAG GTATACGACACAATGCTCAGTGACTCATTGCGAGTTTGTGAAATGCTGCAATCCCATTTAGATGATTGCATCGTTTCCGTGCGAGCAAAAAGTCCGGAGCCCACTTCGTCGTACTCACTGGACGGCCGTGATTCTGGCCGTGGAGCTTCTTCTCCATCTTCCACTATGTCATCTACCACAAGTCCAGGGACCAAAAGAGTTGCCAAGGAAACTCATATGTGA